One part of the Homo sapiens chromosome 19, GRCh38.p14 Primary Assembly genome encodes these proteins:
- the ZNF585B gene encoding zinc finger protein 585B, whose amino-acid sequence MPASWTSPQKSSALAPEDHGSSYEGSVSFRDVAIDFSREEWRHLDLSQRNLYRDVMLETYSHLLSVGYQVPKPEVVMLEQGKEPWALQGERPRHSCPGEKLWDHNQHRKIIGYKPASSQDQKIYSGEKSYECAEFGKSFTWKSQFKVHLKVPTGEKLYVCIECGRAFVQKPEFITHQKTHMREKPYKCNECGKSFFQVSSLFRHHRIHTGEKLYECSECGKGFPYNSDLSIHEKIHTGERHHECTDCGKAFTQKSTLKIHQKIHTGERSYICIECGQAFIQKTQLIAHRRIHSGEKPYECNNCGKSFISKSQLQVHQRVHTRVKPYICTEYGKVFSNNSNLITHEKIQSREKSSICTECGKAFTYRSELIIHQRIHTGEKPYECSDCGRAFTQKSALTVHQRIHTGEKSYICMKCGLAFIRKAHLITHQIIHTGEKPYKCGHCGKLFTSKSQLHVHKRIHTGEKPYVCNKCGKAFTNRSNLITHQKTHTGEKSYICSKCGKAFTQRSDLITHQRIHTGEKPYECNTCGKAFTQKSNLNIHQKIHTGERQYECHECGKAFNQKSILIVHQKIHTGEKPYVCTECGRAFIRKSNFITHQRIHTGEKPYECSDCGKSFTSKSQLLVHQPVHTGEKPYVCAECGKAFSGRSNLSKHQKTHTGEKPYICSECGKTFRQKSELITHHRIHTGEKPYECSDCGKSFTKKSQLQVHQRIHTGEKPYVCAECGKAFSNRSNLNKHQTTHTGDKPYKCGICGKGFVQKSVFSVHQSSHA is encoded by the exons GGATCAGTGTCCTTCAGGGATGTGGCTATCGATTTCAGCAGAGAGGAATGGCGGCACCTGGACCTTTCTCAGAGAAACCTGTACCGGGATGTGATGCTGGAGACCTACAGCCACCTGCTCTCAGTAG GGTATCAAGTTCCTAAACCAGAGGTGGTCATGTTGGAGCAAGGAAAGGAACCATGGGCACTGCAGGGTGAGAGGCCACGTCACAGCTGCCCAG GAGAGAAATTATGGGACCataatcaacatagaaaaatcatcGGTTATAAACCAGCTTCCTCTCAAGATCAAAAAATTTATTCTGGGGAAAAATCCTATGAGTGTGCTGAATTTGGAAAGAGCTTCACCTGGAAGTCACAGTTCAAGGTACATCTGAAAGTTCCTACAGGAGAAAAACTCTATGTATGTATTGAATGTGGGAGGGCTTTTGTACAGAAGCCAGAATTCATCACACATCAGAAAACCCATATGAGAGAGAAGCCCTATAAGTGCAATGAATGTGGAAAATCCTTTTTTCAAGTATCGTCTCTTTTCAGGCATCACAGAATTCATACCGGAGAAAAACTATATGAATGTAGTGAATGTGGGAAAGGTTTCCCTTATAACTCAGATCTCAGTATACAtgagaaaattcatactggagagagacACCATGAATGCACTGACTGTGGCAAAGCGTTCACACAAAAGTCCACACTCAAGATTCATCAGAAAATCCATACAGGCGAGAGATCCTACATCTGTATTGAATGCGGGCAGGCCTTCATCCAGAAAACACAATTGATTGCACACCGAAGAATTCATAGtggagaaaaaccatatgaatGCAATAACTGTGGCAAATCCTTCATTTCCAAGTCACAACTTCAGGTACATCAACGTGTTCACACAAGAGTGAAGCCCTATATATGTACCGAATATGGGAAGGTCTTCAGCAATAATTCCAACCTCATTACACATGAGAAGATTCAAAGTAGAGAGAAATCTTCCATATGTACTGAGTGTGGGAAGGCCTTTACCTACAGGTCAGAGTTGATTAttcatcagagaattcacactggagagaaaccttatgaatgcAGTGACTGTGGGAGAGCCTTCACTCAGAAGTCAGCACTCACAGtgcatcagagaattcatacaggAGAAAAATCGTATATATGCATGAAATGTGGACTGGCCTTCATCCGGAAGGCACACTTGATTACACATCaaataattcatactggagagaaaccttataaaTGTGGTCACTGTGGGAAATTGTTTACTTCCAAGTCACAACTCCATGTTCATAAACGAATTCACACAGGAGAAAAGCCCTATGTATGCAATAAATGTGGGAAGGCATTCACCAACCGGTCAAATCTCATTACACATCAGAAAACTCATACAGGAGAGAAATCTTATATATGTTCCAAATGTGGAAAGGCCTTCACCCAGAGGTCAGACTTGATTACACATCAGAGAATCCATACTGGGGAGAAGCCTTATGAATGCAATACTTGTGGAAAAGCCTTTACTCAGAAGTCAAATCTTAATATACATCAgaaaattcacactggagagagacAGTATGAATGCCacgaatgtgggaaagccttcaacCAGAAATCAATACTCATTGTTCATCAGAAaattcatacaggagagaaaccctatgtaTGCACTGAGTGTGGAAGAGCTTTCATCCGCAAGTCAAACTTTATTACTCAtcaaagaattcatactggagagaagccttatgAATGCAGTGACTGTGGGAAGTCCTTTACCTCCAAGTCTCAGCTCCTGGTGCATCAGCCAGttcacacaggagagaaaccctatgtgTGTGCcgagtgtgggaaagcctttagtgGCAGGTCAAATCTCAGTAAGCACCAGAAAACTCATACCGGAGAAAAGCCCTACATTTGTTCTGAATGTGGGAAGACCTTTCGACAGAAGTCAGAGTTGATTACACATCacagaattcatactggagagaaaccttatgagTGCAGTGACTGTGGGAAGTCTTTCACTAAAAAATCACAGCTCCAAGTGCATCAgcgaattcacactggagagaagccttacgTGTGTGCTGAGTGTGGGAAGGCCTTTAGCAACAGGTCCAATTTGAATAAACATcagacaacacacactggagacAAACCCTACAAGTGTGGCATCTGTGGGAAAGGCTTCGTTCAGAAATCAGTGTTCAGTGTTCATCAGAGCAGCCACGCTTGA